One Synechococcus sp. MU1617 DNA window includes the following coding sequences:
- a CDS encoding 2OG-Fe(II) oxygenase, which translates to MLHVIDNLLPASTLQDLRDLCDIHGRLKEQHDGDAQFSWRPETGSPRSIHATAQQAVVDRYLDEALLPVATPFAPQRAGVEWWCNTNNDLDWHIDKDELEGRRSGRFLLPLLSTVFYPHVSCAGGELLVADNPPIKNGYQGPLPTFRSVISIPPVVNRLVLFSPGILHRINPFEGERYSVAVNIWEQAPLTTTAAEPPA; encoded by the coding sequence TTGCTGCACGTCATCGACAACCTTCTGCCCGCCAGCACCCTCCAGGACCTACGCGACCTCTGTGACATCCATGGGCGGCTCAAGGAGCAACATGACGGCGATGCTCAATTCAGCTGGCGACCCGAAACCGGTTCTCCCCGCTCGATTCACGCAACCGCTCAGCAAGCCGTTGTCGATCGCTACCTCGACGAGGCCCTGCTCCCTGTGGCAACACCGTTCGCCCCCCAGCGGGCCGGAGTCGAGTGGTGGTGCAACACCAACAACGATCTCGACTGGCACATCGACAAGGACGAGCTGGAAGGTCGACGCAGCGGCCGTTTCTTGCTTCCGTTGCTGTCCACCGTGTTCTACCCCCACGTGAGCTGCGCTGGCGGCGAACTGCTCGTGGCCGACAATCCTCCGATCAAGAACGGATACCAGGGGCCGTTACCCACATTCCGCTCGGTGATCTCGATCCCACCGGTGGTGAACCGCCTGGTGCTGTTCTCCCCCGGCATCCTGCATCGGATCAACCCGTTCGAAGGCGAACGCTATTCCGTGGCCGTGAACATCTGGGAGCAAGCACCCCTCACCACAACGGCTGCAGAGCCACCGGCTTGA
- a CDS encoding translesion error-prone DNA polymerase V autoproteolytic subunit: MELQHRPLPLQPKRSRLTLPLAGERVTAGFPSPADDYVDVGIDLNEQLIRHPSSTFFLHVSGESMTDAGIHDGDLLVVDRSLDPRPGQVVVAVLDGAFTLKRLMRHRGRLRLEAAHPDYPPLELHCCGEVQIWGVAIHVIHPL, encoded by the coding sequence GTGGAGCTCCAACACAGACCGCTGCCCCTGCAGCCCAAGCGCAGTCGGCTCACGCTGCCCCTGGCTGGGGAACGGGTCACCGCCGGCTTCCCGTCCCCCGCCGATGACTACGTCGATGTGGGGATCGACCTCAATGAACAACTGATCCGGCATCCCAGCAGCACCTTTTTCCTGCATGTGAGCGGCGAATCAATGACCGACGCCGGCATCCACGACGGCGATCTTCTGGTAGTCGATCGCAGCCTCGACCCGCGCCCGGGCCAGGTGGTTGTGGCTGTGCTCGACGGTGCCTTCACCCTCAAACGCCTGATGCGTCATCGCGGCCGGTTGCGCCTGGAAGCCGCCCATCCGGACTATCCGCCACTGGAGCTTCATTGCTGCGGCGAAGTGCAGATCTGGGGCGTCGCCATCCACGTGATCCATCCGCTCTGA